A single genomic interval of Lathyrus oleraceus cultivar Zhongwan6 chromosome 7, CAAS_Psat_ZW6_1.0, whole genome shotgun sequence harbors:
- the LOC127101220 gene encoding uncharacterized protein LOC127101220, translating into MAFHVACPITCRRICFCALGFPRSLNGTTNNSNNAANAFLNDVSVLGDFIADARKDDSTIQVAVPKVVPPPPEVVPVSGDLLDESASMKAKRVALQRKGAAAMIAAEEYARKFESGDVLDTSGNLNGEEQGQSSVKVFCRMCNRVESEGSEKAKKMLSCKSCSKKYHRNCLRSWSNNRDLFHWSSWTCRACRICEACRRTGDPSKFMFCKRCDGAYHCYCLQPPHKNVSTGPYLCPKHTKCHSCASNVPGNGLSVRWFLGYTCCDACGRLFVKGNYCPVCLKVYRDSESTPMVCCDNCQRWVHCQCDNISDERYHQFQVDGNLQYTCPTCRGECYQVKNLEDAVQELWRRKNDTDRDLITSLRAAAGLPTQEEIFSISPYSDDEDSGPLKLKSDSARSLKFSFKNFPNNSPIKIKDYGKKSSNKKTAKKKDSLSFMTGKIDANHSFEGHSDVKSLHSLDDDDMQSQRNEGPDVYSSPATGSLSQTEVSFPVNRPSILKRKFVDEVMVSDEERKTRVVRIKSNKANNLDSEEESGKRGDKTQNVKGKKLVINLGARKINVASSPLSDNASFQRDQDLVNANGNENLAHLMKGNKYALDRHDGMARHVDGKGSRVDSGQLKHLKVSGREGNMIKLGKVKPSVSELNFTSGRGNMSDGCEVDPLDRSHIMRGKRSTHGMNNQVGLDATSRGERTYLARQSEGSSDVYDETRDNNHTSSHSLPKDSKPLLRFKFKRPSIESQNSPHQEEEKTTVKGQRSKRKRPSPFKEKTLFNDSEGVSQSPGDNINHENMDANWILMKLGSDAIGKRVEVHQTSDNSWHKGEVTDTVEGTSKLHVTYDDGKVSILELRKQGVRFVPQKQKRSKT; encoded by the exons ATGGCATTTCACGTTGCTTGTCCAATTACATG TCGAAGAATCTGTTTCTGTGCGTTAGGGTTTCCGCGTTCTCTCAACGGAACCaccaacaacagcaacaacgcTGCCAATGCTTTCCTCAACGACGTTTCCGTGCTCGGAGATTTCATTGCTGACGCTCGGAAAGACGATTCTACGATCCAAGTTGCTGTTCCCAAGGTTGTGCCGCCGCCTCCTGAGGTTGTTCCTGTTAGCGGTGATTTGCTTGATGAGTCTGCCTCCATGAAAGCTAAGCGTGTCGCGCTTCAGAGGAAAGGTGCTGCTGCTATGATTGCGGCTGAGGAGTATGCAAGGAAGTTTGAGTCTGGTGATGTGCTG GATACATCAGGAAATCTTAATGGAGAAGAACAGGGTCAATCCAGTGTTAAGGTCTTTTGTCGGATGTGCAATCGCGTTGAGAGCGAAGGAAGTGAGAAAGCAAAAAAGATGCTTTCGTGCAAAAGTTGTAGTAAGAAGTACCATAGGAACTGCTTGAGAAGTTGGTCTAATAATAGAG ATTTATTTCATTGGAGTTCGTGGACCTGTCGTGCTTGCCGAATATGTGAG GCTTGCAGAAGGACTGGTGATCCAAGTAAGTTCATGTTTTGCAAAAGATGTGATGGTGCTTATCACTGTTACTGTCTGCAACCTCCTCATAAG AATGTTAGTACTGGGCCCTATTTGTGCCCAAAACACACAAAGTGTCACAGTTGCGCATCCAATGTCCCTGGAAATGGACTAAGTGTGAG GTGGTTTCTGGGATACACTTGCTGTGACGCGTGTGGAAGATTGTTTGTGAAAGGAAATTACTGTCCTGTTTGTCTGAAG GTTTACAGAGATTCAGAATCAACACCAATGGTTTGCTGTGATAATTGCCAGCGCTGGGTACATTGTCAGTGTGATAATATTAG TGATGAAagatatcaccaatttcaagTAGATGGAAATCTGCAGTACACATGTCCTACTTGTCGTGGAGAATGTTATCAG GTCAAGAATCTTGAAGATGCTGTTCAAGAGCTTTGGAGGAGAAAGAATGACACAGATAGAGATTTAATTACCAGTCTGAGGGCTGCAGCTGGTTTACCAACACAAGAAGAAATATTTTCTATTTCACCATATTCTGATGATGAGGATAGTGGGCCTTTAAAGTTGAAGAGTGATTCTGCACGCTCCCTTAAGTTCTCTTTTAAGAATTTTCCCAACAACTCACCTATTAAGATAAAAGATTATGGAAAGAAATCTTCAAACAAAAAGACTGCCAAGAAAAAGGATTCTCTGTCATTCATGACTGGTAAAATTGATGCAAACCATAGTTTTGAAGGACACAGTGATGTTAAATCTTTACATAGCTTGGATGATGATGACATGCAATCCCAGAGAAATGAAGGTCCTGATGTTTATTCATCACCTGCTACTGGAAGCCTGAGTCAAACTGAAGTATCTTTTCCTGTCAACCGTCCAAGTATTTTGAAACGTAAGTTTGTTGATGAGGTGATGGTCAGTGATGAAGAAAGGAAAACCAGAGTTGTTCGAATTAAAAGCAATAAGGCAAATAATTTGGATAGTGAAGAGGAGAGTGGAAAACGTGGTGATAAGACTCAGAATGTAAAAGGGAAAAAGTTGGTTATAAATTTGGGAGCACGTAAAATTAATGTAGCTAGTTCTCCGCTGTCTGATAATGCAAGCTTCCAAAGAGATCAAGATCTGGTTAATGCAAATG GAAATGAAAATCTAGCCCATTTGATGAAGGGAAACAAGTATGCATTAGATAGACACGATGGAATGGCTAGACATGTTGATGGTAAAG GAAGTAGGGTTGACTCTGGCCAATTAAAACATTTAAAGGTTTCAGGAAGAGAAGGAAATATGATCAAGTTGGGAAAAGTTAAGCCAAGTGTTTCTGAACTCAACTTCACCTCTGGTAGGGGCAATATGTCTGATGGGTGTGAAGTTGATCCTTTAGACCGATCTCACATTATGCGTGGTAAACGTAGTACTCATGGAATGAACAATCAAGTTGGATTAGATGCAACATCAAGAGGTGAAAGGACGTATTTGGCGAGGCAGTCCGAAGGTAGCTCTGATGTATATGACGAGACACGTGACAATAATCACACGTCTTCACATTCTTTGCCGAAAGATTCTAAACCTCTACTGAGATTTAAGTTCAAAAGGCCTAGCATTGAAAGTCAAAATTCTCCCCATCAGGAAGAGGAGAAGACCACAGTCAAGGGTCAGAGGTCCAAAAGGAAGAGGCCTTCACCTTTTAAAGAAAAAACATTGTTTAATGACTCTGAAGGTGTAAGTCAATCTCCTGGAGACAATATAAATCATGAGAACATGGATGCAAACTGGATTTTGATGAAATTGGGAAGTGATGCAATTGGAAAGAGAGTTGAAGTTCATCAGACATCCGACAATTCTTG GCATAAGGGAGAGGTTACTGACACAGTTGAAGGCACCTCAAAGTTACATGTTACTTATGATGATGGAAAAGTGAGTATCTTGGAACTAAGAAAGCAGGGGGTCCGTTTTGTTCCTCAAAAGCAAAAGAGATCAAAAACATGA